Proteins from a single region of Pseudopedobacter saltans DSM 12145:
- the folB gene encoding dihydroneopterin aldolase, whose translation MAKFTRKIGLEDIKFKAAIGLYREERILKNDFIVNIWAEMEVSESESNVDELSNTVDYVKLYDICKNAFDKERKLLEPVAQEILSEIIKSFRFVDKAYVKIQKLNPPVQAEIARSFVELTYKH comes from the coding sequence ATGGCAAAGTTTACACGAAAGATAGGTTTAGAAGATATAAAGTTTAAAGCTGCTATAGGTTTGTATAGGGAAGAACGAATACTTAAAAATGATTTTATAGTGAATATATGGGCCGAAATGGAAGTTTCCGAAAGCGAATCCAACGTCGATGAACTTTCCAATACCGTAGATTACGTGAAATTATACGATATCTGTAAAAATGCTTTCGACAAAGAAAGGAAGCTTTTAGAACCTGTAGCTCAGGAAATTCTTTCGGAAATAATAAAGTCCTTTAGATTTGTAGATAAAGCTTATGTGAAGATACAAAAGTTGAATCCGCCTGTACAGGCAGAAATAGCCAGATCTTTTGTCGAACTTACCTATAAGCATTAA
- a CDS encoding SRPBCC domain-containing protein: MKNYKKYYIIPAPPEEVYWALTNPLSIKLWTGEEAEMSTEAGSEFSIFDGSITGKNLEFEEGKKIVQQWDFEGEAEDSIVTIKLHDHKKGTSVELVHTNIPDEVYNEFVEGWNDNYFASLLEFFEDDGF, encoded by the coding sequence ATGAAGAATTATAAAAAATATTACATTATTCCCGCTCCACCCGAAGAAGTTTATTGGGCACTTACTAATCCTTTAAGTATAAAACTTTGGACTGGAGAGGAAGCTGAAATGAGTACTGAAGCCGGCTCTGAATTTTCTATTTTCGACGGAAGTATAACCGGAAAAAACCTGGAATTTGAAGAAGGCAAAAAAATCGTTCAGCAATGGGATTTTGAAGGCGAAGCAGAAGATTCTATCGTTACCATCAAATTGCATGACCATAAGAAGGGAACTTCTGTAGAACTGGTACATACTAATATACCAGATGAAGTTTATAATGAATTTGTTGAAGGATGGAATGACAATTATTTCGCCAGCCTTTTGGAATTCTTTGAGGATGACGGTTTTTAA
- a CDS encoding acyl-CoA thioesterase has product MSKFLLDFEVRDYECDLQGIVNNAVYQNYYEHARHQHLRSVGLDFAQLHQQNIDPVVYRIEIDFRKPLKSGNTFLVETDIVRDGNLKFIFNQEIKSNGILINKAKVTVVFTNKGKPIPAPADILEALGL; this is encoded by the coding sequence ATGAGCAAATTTCTTTTAGATTTCGAGGTTAGAGATTACGAATGTGATTTACAGGGCATAGTAAACAATGCAGTTTATCAAAATTATTATGAACATGCAAGACACCAGCATTTAAGAAGTGTAGGCCTTGATTTTGCACAACTGCATCAGCAAAATATCGATCCGGTAGTTTATCGAATAGAAATAGATTTTAGAAAACCACTTAAAAGTGGCAATACCTTCCTTGTTGAAACTGATATTGTCCGCGATGGCAATCTTAAATTTATATTTAATCAGGAGATTAAAAGCAATGGAATTTTAATCAACAAAGCAAAAGTAACCGTTGTCTTTACCAATAAAGGCAAACCAATCCCCGCTCCTGCTGATATCTTGGAAGCCCTAGGTTTATAG
- a CDS encoding Hsp20/alpha crystallin family protein: MALVKFNNGRSYTPGFAPFNDLFDTVFNDKAFSKLPAVNIAEAEDKYEVELAVPGLKKEDFKINVEENVLTISAESKKDVIEEGKKVTRKEFGYNSFSRSFTLPESADTDKIQASYVDGVLTIAIAKKKEEKAQVKQIQVS; the protein is encoded by the coding sequence ATGGCACTAGTAAAATTTAACAACGGTAGAAGTTATACACCAGGATTTGCACCATTTAATGACTTATTTGATACGGTTTTTAACGATAAAGCTTTTTCGAAATTACCAGCTGTTAACATTGCAGAAGCTGAAGATAAATACGAAGTAGAATTGGCTGTACCGGGTTTAAAGAAAGAAGACTTTAAGATTAATGTTGAAGAAAACGTATTAACCATTTCTGCGGAGAGTAAAAAAGATGTGATAGAAGAAGGAAAAAAAGTAACAAGAAAAGAATTTGGTTACAATTCTTTCAGCAGATCTTTCACTTTACCAGAAAGTGCAGATACCGATAAAATACAAGCTAGCTATGTTGATGGCGTATTGACTATAGCTATTGCAAAGAAAAAAGAAGAAAAAGCGCAAGTAAAGCAAATACAAGTAAGCTAA
- the pdeM gene encoding ligase-associated DNA damage response endonuclease PdeM: MKILTRQLGRHSFIFSEYKTLYWEAKRTLVLSDIHLGKAAHFRKHGIAIPSEIMQKDLERLGEALDYFNPQRLIIVGDLIHAGNNSDTLLFDEWRAKHPFLEIDLVKGNHDRIKKEYLEKWKINLYQDQLQIEDILFVHEPVKTGGLFTISGHIHPGVSLKLQKHQVIRLACWAFNDEQLILPAFCSFSGMDTKYVRQGFQKIAVADGLIIEI, from the coding sequence ATGAAGATTTTAACCCGGCAATTAGGCAGACATTCTTTTATTTTTTCTGAATATAAAACGCTCTATTGGGAAGCTAAACGAACACTTGTGCTCAGTGATATCCATCTGGGCAAGGCGGCTCACTTTCGTAAACATGGCATAGCGATACCATCGGAAATTATGCAAAAAGATCTGGAAAGACTAGGCGAAGCTTTGGACTATTTCAATCCGCAACGCCTGATTATTGTCGGCGATCTCATTCATGCAGGAAATAACAGTGACACACTTTTATTTGACGAATGGAGAGCAAAACATCCTTTCCTTGAAATAGATCTGGTTAAAGGGAATCATGATCGCATAAAGAAAGAATATCTGGAAAAGTGGAAGATCAATCTTTATCAGGATCAACTGCAAATAGAAGATATTCTCTTCGTTCATGAACCTGTAAAAACTGGAGGTTTGTTTACGATATCGGGACATATACATCCCGGGGTTAGTTTGAAACTCCAAAAGCATCAGGTAATCAGACTAGCGTGTTGGGCTTTTAATGATGAACAGCTTATATTACCTGCTTTTTGCAGTTTCTCTGGCATGGACACAAAATATGTTAGGCAGGGTTTTCAGAAAATCGCTGTTGCAGACGGTCTAATTATTGAGATTTAG